Genomic segment of Populus nigra chromosome 6, ddPopNigr1.1, whole genome shotgun sequence:
TTTCCACTCGGGCTTGGACAGTACCAGAGGCATGTGAGGATGCACCTAAACTTGTATCACGATCAATTTCCTCACTTGTTTTGGCCAAAGCCTGAGCAATGATGTTCTGTTCCACACCCTTCCCCTTCCAGGAGAAATTTGAAGCTCCCCCAGTAAAACCAGAATCAGACATGGAGGGTCCCGTGCGTTTTGTGGTAAGATCCAAGCGCTCAATCATTCGTGCAACACCAGCAATTCCTGCACTCATTTCCCTCTGAACTTCTTTGCTCAGCTCCTTGACCGAATTATTCCTTGCAACTAGCTTTTCCTTTATGCCTCTAGTACTTTTTGAAAGTGATTCCTTGTACCTTTTGCAAGATATCCACACACTTCAGCAGCAGAAATTGAACAAGTAAATATCAGTCACAAAGAGACCAAGTTGCATTTATCTACCTGGCTGAAGCAGCAAACCATTTAGATTTAATAGAGTCTGAGAGAGATAGCACCTCCGATGAACCTTGCCCCTGGGGTGTATCAGTTGGTGGCTGTCTAAAGAGAATCCTGAAAGGTgaatatttgaaaacataagAAACAGAAAGATAATGTGTGCAGCCGCGCATGCATTTGTGTgtgtggtgtgtgtgtgtgtgtgtgtgtgtgagagagagagagagagagagagtctagCTACAGACAACAAGAAATATGCAAAAGAAATCCACTGCAGAAGAATTCTCTGAAAGGACcaaataaaagatgatgaagGAGAAAAATGAAGGTTGGCCATAAAGTTAAAAACAAGGACATTTGCATCGGAATGgtcattcttgttttttttctctattgttttCAGTTCTTCAAATATTTTCTGACCCATTCAACCTCTGGTTCACTTAGTCACCttgccaaataaaaaacaaagtctaCATAAAAAGTTGCAGTTACAGAATGATACCTGGGTTTGAAGGGGCTATTGACAGCAGTAGTAGAAACTTGGTTCACGTCAGGAGGGGTCACAGATGACAAATTTTGAACGTTAACTGATAGTGTGTCAGGAGTTGGTGAATTGATCACTGATGAGCCATGAATTAAAGTTTGACCTTCTTCTGGTGAAGTGCATGTTTGCTGAACAGTGGCTACATGTTCAGGAGAGGTAAAGGCAATAACCTGGGAGGGACCAAGTCCGTTAGACCTCTGCCTCTCCCTTTCGTGAACATGATGAGCTCTGCTGGAGGCAGCGGCAGCAAGATGCTGCAGGATATGCTCATCGAAATCAGAGTCATCTGAATAGGAATCCTAAAAATTTCCATTAGCacccaataaataaaagatgagcTTTTGAGGCGACTAAACAGTGAAATGAAaaggttagggttagggttagggtttcaAACTGACTAAATAATCACCTGTTCTACATCATAATCATCATCCAAGTGAGGAACGATCATGGATGCAGGAGTCGAGTTCCTTGACCTTAAGAGCCTCTCAGTCTCGACAGCAGCTAGAAGTTCTTGGCTAGAAAAAGGGAATCAGAAACAGAGGTGCACGAACAGAAGCAGTAACCAATTAGGTTGCTTTGATCAACATAAAACTGAACAATAGAGAGAAAGATAGACATATATCGCTTCTCATAACAAATAATATACCTGGCATGGTCTTTCAGGACAAGAAGCTGCCAGCAAATCGGGCATTCTTTGCTTCTCTGCGACCTAAACAAGAAACAAGTAAAATCAATGATAGCCATAGGCCCATGGCATCATAATCTCACGCAAGACATCCATTGCTAGAAAAAATGTTATGGTGATTAACACCTACCATTCAAGAATACACTGAAGATGATATTCATGATTGCAGCAGGTAACCTGAGACAAGAAACAAGTCCAGAGGTCTATAGTAAACTTAAAACCTAAAGACAACATTCCATCACAAACAATCATGTCGAGAAAAAGAACAAGAGCTATAACATTTGACAAGTTGTAGTCAAAGGGTCGCTATAGAACAATAATAGAGACGAAACAATAGTATCCATAAAACCATCCTAGAGTCAATTCTAGTATTGATTGTTGTATCATCGATCTCTCATGGAGATCATAAACTAGAATATAAAGACcaagaaaatatatgttgggaagagattaaaaagaaaaaaaccaagaagaagAGATCCCGGGATCCTGGTTTTATGATTATTTCTCATCAACAGATTTTCTTTTGGGTTTAAAAGGAAATTATTTCACATCAACAGTtctcttaaaaagaaaatggtgcAGTAAGAAGCAATTAGAAATCATAAATTTACCtcaattttataaagaaaaggataataatcaCTAAGTAATTGTACCGCAAAGTTAGTACTTTTTAAATTCGATTCCAATTGATACATTcaccttcttttttcctttccctgaaaggaaaaggaaattgaATAAACAGTGCTTAGAAATGTGCCAATCAACAACAGCTAGCACGACAGCGATcaccaaaaaattcaaatacttTCCAGTCCACAAGATaacattattttcaaaaaaaataaataaagagagtgATAGTGTAAAATACAGTGGCAGGGTCTTGAGCGGTGAAAGGATCGAGGCAAATACTGCAAAAGTCGTCTTCGAAAGCATCGTCGACTCCAGCTCcgagagaagaagaggaagaagacgacGACGCAACAGCAGCTGAAACCATTGGAGTATCAGAGAATGAAGACGTAAGAGAAGCAAAATTCGCCATTTCAGAGACAGGCACTGTTTTAGTTGAATGGAGAAGATGAAGGTGAAGGTGAAGGTGAAGGTGAAGGTGAAGAAGAAAGGAaccctagagagagagagagagagtgcgcGCGCGCGAATggtcaaggaaaagaaaaggatcaaGGAGAGGGAAAGGCGAAGAGGCAGAAAATGCAGGCAAAGAAATCCGATTCAGACGGTTTAAGTTTTTGATGGAATCAAacaaccttcttcttctttttcttgcatTGAGTTATTTTCCATATTATATAATGGTTTCTTGATAATTATATCTTATTCCTTTCTTCTTTGATTGCTAAGATGCCCCTCGAGCCGTTCTTTTCCAAAAGATACCCCTGTCACGCTACAAATCCTTGTCCTTTggtaatttttaacattttttacttCTCGGTGTCATACCCTGTGCTTTTATCATTTAtgcaataataatattaacctTCATTTTAACTAATCATTTTTCAAATACCTTGCTACTTTAGTTACagttaatattttgaaaaaattaacggCACTgatttatcttttcattttaaaagtattttttaaaaaaaataattttttattttttttaaattaatatttttttgatatttttacatcattttgatacgataatatcaaaaataatttttaaaacataaaaaaatattattttgatatattttcgataaaaatacattttaaaaaacaatcgtaaCCACGCTTtcaaatacaaatttatttgCATAGGCTCAAGATACTATAAAATCAACACTATAATTTATAGATAAACTTTGAGAGCtcattatattatcaaatttagaaaaatacctttttatttagtttatatagTGAAAATCTAATTTTTGCAACGTATGATTAGCTTTACATGTGTTTGTTTCCACACTGACAGTgtgttttttaaaggttttttttacttaatttttttatgtattaatatattaaaaataaatttttaaaaaattaaaatatattattttaatatattttcaaacaaaaaaaacaaccaatatTATAgtactaaatattatttttatttttattttatctttgataAATCTCTCTTGcaattgagaaattaaaatcaaatgagactaattgataatattttaataagtgTATGTGAATATGTATAGATGCCCATCATTGCACTAAGTGTTTCCCAtgcatgaaaattattttcttgatttcatttaagttgagaatattagaataaattaatttcaaagcaACTATACACATTTTGACCCTCCCCTCGACGATAATCACAGCAAATCTTCAATTCTCAATCATGACCTCAACATATGATCCAAGCTTGAAATTTCTTCCACCCTGGGAAATCACCTCACCTCACCTCACCTCACCTAACCCCCTCTCCTTTTCTTCCAGATCAGAAAGCAAAGCTTGCTTCCCATTCCCTCATCTAGCCAGCATACCTTTTATATTAGTCTTTCTTACCAACAACCATTGTGATTATAATCTCTAAAATTCATGATCAAAAGCAAGAGCACCCGTgatttttgaagttaaaaaaaaagtatgtgtCGGAATTGTGATAGCTTcttgtatttgagattgaaaaaaatagttttagttatggtttttaaaaaatatagttataaaatacatgttttattAAAGCTGCTgagatgatttttatatataaaataaatgagagaaaaaaacgaattaatttagtttttataaaaaataaaatttaaaatacaattatatatgAAGCTGAAGTTGTTTGATTAATCAAACAACTATATTATTAAATGATCAAAGTATTAGATtatatttgaaagtgtggtaaatgttgtttttaaaattattttttatttaaaaatatattaaaataatattttttaaaatttttaatacaataaaaaaataaaaaaatattaatttaaatctgaaaaattaaaactttttaaaaattcgCGATGATAAACAGTAATTTACGTTATGGGACATGATAACAAATTCCATAAACTACAAGGGGCAGTACAAAAAAGTTGCAAACCATTCTTGACTTGTTAATTCCCTTTTGTCCAACACGCACTGCACGTGTAAGACTCTAGACTAACCAATCCACAAGAcgcattaaaaaataacttcccaaaaaatcataagaacaaaaaaaaaaaaaaaagcgggTCCCGCTTCTCAGGTATGCAAGCGTCCTGCCATTACCGAGGATTTAAATCCATCTGCTATAATGCCCAAATGGATGATATCGTTCTTTTTTGGCCGCTAAGCAGTGGGAAGGAACCAGAGTGAGCCGGTAATGACTCCTATAATCTCAGCTACTCAGCAGCTTCCACAAGTTTCACACGCTGTTTTATATTCGAAACCCACTCGAACTGGTTTTTCTCTACATCAGTCGCATATTTTGTATTCGAACGGAGCTCTCTTCTATTCTAGATCAAATTTTAGGCCATTAAAGGCCATTCTCAATTCTCCTTCACTAACCAAAGTAGCTGATGATGCTAAAGAGAAGGGGGAGGCCTTGACTCTCCGCGAAATTTGCCTAGGTCATGTGCCCGAGCACTTGCTGCGCAGGCAAGTTGcagtccaataatcatttaatttctcaatttctttgtgatttcaatttgatttaatattaattttactgttattattgaattcaatgatttcttaaacaaaaaagaaaaaaaaattactgagtAGCTGTATTATGCACTCCATTTTTCAGGGTAGAAGAGGTTGGATATGCGGTGCCAACGGATGTACAGAAACAAGCTTTGCCTGTTCTTTTTAGCGGCCGCGACTGCATACTTCATGCTCAGGTtaatttctctctattttttttttactgatttctGTTTCATTGATTGCTTCCAATTTAATGTgtaaaaaatagcataaaaaaCCTTGCAACTCTAACCGAgatctcattttttattcactAGACAGGTTCTGGCAAGACTCTTGCATacttattattgatattttctGTTATAAATACTCAAAGATCGGCTGTGCAAGCACTAATCGTGGTGCCTACTCGAGAACTTGGCATACAAGTAataatcttgatattttttcccttttgaagTTAACGCGTTTTCTTTTATGTAATAAATTGAAAGTTGATGCTCATTATCGTAATTGGATGCTTTGGAGCGTCTCATTAATGGTGGTTTGGTTGTCTGTTCACGAACTAGGTTACAAAAGTTGCTCGGATGTTGGCTGCAACGCCAACAGAGAATGATGCGGAGCAGAAGTCTTGCACCGTCATGGCGCTTCTAGATGGAGGGATGTTGAGGAGACATAAGAGTTGGCTAAAGGTGCGGCATCCtcttgatatgattttttgtcGTGTGGTAGGCTTAAATGAATTTATGCAAATTGTTATTTTAGCTATCAATCAATATTCTCTTAGAACTGAAAACAGGAGGATGGAAAATTATCTGAACTGTTCACAGCATAAACAACGTTGATGGATGTAAAGTACCTATAAAAAATTACTCTTCTGTCTGCACTATTGGtatttctttagatttttcCAGTGTAAGAATTCCCAGATAGCTTTTAGAAACTGTAGTTACTTGCATTGATACGCAC
This window contains:
- the LOC133695940 gene encoding E3 ubiquitin-protein ligase RHF1A-like isoform X3, which gives rise to MYQLESNLKSTNFAVQLLSDYYPFLYKIEVTCCNHEYHLQCILEWSQRSKECPICWQLLVLKDHASQELLAAVETERLLRSRNSTPASMIVPHLDDDYDVEQDSYSDDSDFDEHILQHLAAAASSRAHHVHERERQRSNGLGPSQVIAFTSPEHVATVQQTCTSPEEGQTLIHGSSVINSPTPDTLSVNVQNLSSVTPPDVNQVSTTAVNSPFKPRILFRQPPTDTPQGQGSSEVLSLSDSIKSKWFAASARYKESLSKSTRGIKEKLVARNNSVKELSKEVQREMSAGIAGVARMIERLDLTTKRTGPSMSDSGFTGGASNFSWKGKGVEQNIIAQALAKTSEEIDRDTSLGASSHASGTVQARVEISHVQRGH
- the LOC133695940 gene encoding E3 ubiquitin-protein ligase RHF1A-like isoform X1; the encoded protein is MANFASLTSSFSDTPMVSAAVASSSSSSSSLGAGVDDAFEDDFCSICLDPFTAQDPATVTCCNHEYHLQCILEWSQRSKECPICWQLLVLKDHASQELLAAVETERLLRSRNSTPASMIVPHLDDDYDVEQDSYSDDSDFDEHILQHLAAAASSRAHHVHERERQRSNGLGPSQVIAFTSPEHVATVQQTCTSPEEGQTLIHGSSVINSPTPDTLSVNVQNLSSVTPPDVNQVSTTAVNSPFKPRILFRQPPTDTPQGQGSSEVLSLSDSIKSKWFAASARYKESLSKSTRGIKEKLVARNNSVKELSKEVQREMSAGIAGVARMIERLDLTTKRTGPSMSDSGFTGGASNFSWKGKGVEQNIIAQALAKTSEEIDRDTSLGASSHASGTVQARVEISHVQVWKPLKNVLIYPPLPK
- the LOC133695940 gene encoding E3 ubiquitin-protein ligase RHF1A-like isoform X2, which codes for MANFASLTSSFSDTPMVSAAVASSSSSSSSLGAGVDDAFEDDFCSICLDPFTAQDPATVTCCNHEYHLQCILEWSQRSKECPICWQLLVLKDHASQELLAAVETERLLRSRNSTPASMIVPHLDDDYDVEQDSYSDDSDFDEHILQHLAAAASSRAHHVHERERQRSNGLGPSQVIAFTSPEHVATVQQTCTSPEEGQTLIHGSSVINSPTPDTLSVNVQNLSSVTPPDVNQVSTTAVNSPFKPRILFRQPPTDTPQGQGSSEVLSLSDSIKSKWFAASARYKESLSKSTRGIKEKLVARNNSVKELSKEVQREMSAGIAGVARMIERLDLTTKRTGPSMSDSGFTGGASNFSWKGKGVEQNIIAQALAKTSEEIDRDTSLGASSHASGTVQARVEISHVQRGH